The Carassius carassius chromosome 5, fCarCar2.1, whole genome shotgun sequence DNA window ACTTAGTTTAAAGTGAAAATGAACATTTAGTATCAAACTTTTTCATTCAGTTCCCAAAATAGTGAAAGGATTGCTTTCCACAAGCAAACTTTAAAAATGGctgtttttaaaatgtcttatGGGACATATCAGTTATAAAAAGTGGCTTTTGGGAATTCACTCTTGTTGTATGCTTGAGTGTCTTGTTGCAGTGAAAGTTTGGGTACTTTTGTTCAGCCATTGACTTGTTGAGCCAAGAAATAAAGGCTTTCTTATTGGTCTTGCATCTCCACTTTAAAGACGGCTATGAGTTTGCTCAACTTTATGTCAGTTGACACACTGTGGATTCAACAAAGTGTAAATTTTAGTACCATCTTACTGCAAACATGAAAATAATCTTAATAAAAAGATAGTTTTAGGGTTAAAGATAAATGAGAGCTTTGAGTGTAATGCAGATATCCAGTTTAAATTAGTGACATAAGCAGCACAAAGTAAACCAAGTTATTTCATAAGCCTACTTgaactattaatatttaaagattaTGTTGCATCGCACAAGCAAGAGCCTTGTTTTAATATAAAGTCTAACAGCATGAATTTAAGTGTGAGCCTGTTTGTACAACAGTTCAATTAACAAGAAATAAATATCAAGCTACTTTGTATTTTAAACACAATGTTGCCAGTTACTCTGTCTATTTCAGGCCACCAACCAAAACAGTTCAAAACTAACCACAGTGTAATTAACTGTTACTCATCTAAAATGTTGCATGCAATGGTGGCATTCCTGAATGAAACAACATCTTTTAACAAATCTtcttgagtgaatgattcaacaaCTTGCTTCATGAACCTAATGGCTAAACAATTTAACCTGCAGAAAGAGCGACTGAAAAACTCACACTGACAAGTCTGTATGTAATGTGTATAAATCTACAGCAGTATAAGTAgtattttatgttatgtataaTTTAGCTTCTATCAACAATTATGGAAAACAACTTAGCCAATGAAATTTGAAGACCGTAAGAAActattgtttaatatttacaaCACTGAGAAAAAGCAAATATACTGTGACTTTTGAGTACACAGGTGTGACTGTTTCACTGTTAcaaaaagagaaggagaaagactCAAGTACTATAGCTAAATAGCTTTATTTTAAACAGTCAATAATGAAGGTACAGAAGAGATTGTCggttatataaataattttaaaatgacacAGCATAACCCTGGCACTGATACAGGCATTGTTTTAAAATGACTACTTAAAAACTACAAATTTAAAACTAATTTCAGGTGACCCTCACAGCTGAAACCCTAAGAAAGTTCCCACACAGACTGATTCAGTAAAAAGATGGTCTACATGCATCTCACTGGATtggtttaaacaaatttaaatatataaatatttcatagcTTAAGCACCTATGAATACATCTTTGGTCAAGTTATAAAGCAGAAGCTGAAAGGCAAACCCATTACCATACTGACCTAGCATGTAGTGGACGGCAACATGTTGAAATTTAAATGGCTTGGAAATACAGCTTTTCAGATAACTTTTCAGTCAGCTGGTGCTTTGAACGAACATAAGTGCAGCGGCAAATGTGCATATTTACACCAAAGCATGGCCCAAAAAATTCAGCCTTCTTTTTAAGACACTCTTTTCATGCATTGTTGATGCTGTTTCTCCTCAAGTTTCTCTTCAAGACATTTAATAATGACAGGGTCAACTTTGGGATCAAACTTGTTTGCAAACCAATGGCCGTCCTCCAGAAGCCACCGGAGCTCCGCCGCACCAAAGATGCAGACACTGCGTCTGTGTATGCCGGTGCACTGTGGATACAAACGGCCTTCAAGATAGTTCCATTTAACCAAACGTGTCCTACTCTTCAGGTCTGTAACATCAGGCTCAGATCTCCCGATCTCCCCAGGAACTCCAGGGACCCTGGCCATCGTTGCCCAAAAGTGCTCATCAGGAGAATATGTGTCAGCAGCCCATTGCAGAAAATCCTTTGCCAGTTGATTGGTCATAATATATGACACAAAATCACGTGTCAAGACAAAGTAAGCGCTCCCGACAAACATCTCAATGTCATGCGGTGGTGGGTCTTTAGCAATGTCTGTCTTAACAGGCATTTTATGGTATTCGTATGACACGTCTTTCAGTTCATACCGAAACTGAAAtcgcttttttttcattttgctggGCCTGCTTGATTCAAGCATGTTTGCACCGTTCAGTTTACTGAGCTCAGTTACCAGCTCATAATTGGACTTGAGTGGAAAGTCTTGGCCACACAGATTGATAACATACTTCCATTTGACCTCTGAACTCAAAAGGTCTGAAAGGCAGTTGAGATCTGCATTAAGTCTGGTAATATGTGCATACTGAACGGACTCAATTTTAGAGGCTATGAAGACATTCGGAAAACATTTTTCCAAGTTCTTCATTGCTGCAATAAATTTGTTTGAGGACTTTTGGTCATAATGAATGCAGTAAATATTGTTAGGTGTGTAGATGGCTCGAAGAATCCTTTCCACCATAGCGCTGTTCTTGTGCACCACTAAAGAGTATGCAATCGGAAAGCTGCATTCCTCATCTGTTACAATGACTTCATTATAACCCCTTTGTTCGATGTAGTTTTTGCAGTCTTCAGTTAAAGAAACAATACTCCCATCATCGACTTCCACAATGTTTTTACGTCTTAACTCCAATGACTTGCCAATTTCCACTGGTTCCAATTCATAAACGGCTGTGCAGTTAATACCATTCAGAGGCTGAGTTCTGGGGGATTTATGTGTAGCTCCATAGGGCTCGATGTAAATACTGTTGTCCATTGAAATCTTGATGTACATCAGCTTCAGCACGACAAACAACGACACAACAAACACATAGAACTTGCATCTTAACCAGTGTaagacagcacatcttcttttcATTCTGTTGGCAAAGTAAAACGGGTGTTATAAATAAGGCTGACATAATCACTCAAATCCTTTACAAAACTATTCTGCCAGGAAACTGTATCATAGTCAGTTCTATCGTATCATATGACTCAAGTGCCTACCTTGCACGCTGGCGGTCTTTTGTTTTGTGTCACTGCCATCAAACGTTTCTCAACATTACAACACATGTCTGTGAGACAGATGAAGAATAACAGATGTAAAACATTCGGTTCCGAAAGGAATTAATTAGCTAATACTGCTGAAGTTGCCGCACGGTCTGAAGACCGGAGACAGATTTTAAAGATACTTTCAGTACAAGAAAAACTCCATCACTCGGCCGACACCAAAGAAAagagcttttttgttgtttttatatgttCGAAACTCCATTCAAATAATGTATGAACGAAAGAATTAAGAAAATAGTAATTGGACAACAGATTTTTGCCGTCTATAACAAATATGCGATGTAGATACAAATTAATGTCGTGTCTatctctaaataaaataaatcaagatACTTACATCTGCTTTTAAGATTGGGTGGAGTCGTACCGTCAGTCCGCTCAAGAGGAGTAAGTTCTTGGACTGTTGActtgacaatttttttatgcagtctgaCTCGAGAGCAGCAGTATGAGGCGTGAACGCCAGGAAAGTCCTGTCCGCCCACTCGCATAAAAACCTCTTGAAAGTTTCTGTGGTTTCCTAGCATCACAAGCGAGTGTTCAAACATACAAACTCATTTAGAAACGCGCTGATAACGGCTGGGGTCCATACATAATATTACttaggtaaaataaataaaaggaacgGGTCATGTGTTGACTTCCATTTTAATATCAAGACCATCATCTTACAAAAGAAACTTAGtagtacaaaaacatttcaaatataggCTATTCGTACTTTCTAAACAACAACGAGAATATAACACTCTCCCACTTTGTAAAAGTTCAAACATTTTAAACAGGTTTTAACACTGAAATGGTTTTCGTTATTGCTCTAACAGGCACTTTTGTGCTACATGAGCAATTTTCTTAAGTTTCAAAGGTCCACTCCTCACTCTGGGCAAAGACATCCCAGTATCTGTTCATCACGTGGTTTGGAAACAACTCCTCATCGCTGACCAAGTGAATGGATCTGATGTTCATGAAAACGTCATTTTTGGACGGCTCTAttgaacaaaatgaatgaattattagTATTAACTAGACACAGTTATTTCAAAAGCTAGTTCAAGTTTAGAAAACTAACTCAATTAACATGCCACATTACCTCCACTTTTCCAGTACAAACTAGGAGTAGTAAGTTTGGTCCTATATCTAAATATCGAGTTGGCAAACCTTTTATAGCAGGTTTTGATGGACTGTTGTTGAATGTGCAGGAATGGGGATGTACTGATCCTAGAGATGTTGTCTCTGTATTTAAACAACTTGACTTGAATTGATACACAACCTGCtaggataagaaaaaaaaagtttaatttgttttcaatatCACTACTAAACACATAAAAGTACTGAACTCACAATTCAGTATTTTTTCATCATGATTACTTATCAGTTTTAGTCGTCCATCAGAATGAACAACAGCTTAACATTTCTCAGTTGTCTTGTACCTTTTCAAAGGCAAAATCAGAGATGGCAGGACCTGAGGACTGACTCTCCAGGACTGATTCAAAACATTGATCTGGGAGGAGGAAGACTCTGCCACTGGCATCACTGACAGATCCATTTTCCAAAAGAGAGGCTTCATAGCTACAAGCTAACTCGTCCTGATCAGCATCTGACAAATGATTTATAAATTAGCCTACCTTAAGTgtcatttctaaatgatcataCCAATGTTGAATGATTCCTTCTCTAATAAGGCAGTTCAATTTGCTATTGCAACTAAAATAGATGTTTGTTCCTGCTGACGGAAAACATTTATCTGTTGAGAATAACTGTGAATAAATAAGCTCAATAAACATACATTAAACAtatccatgaacacacacacactttttgtgttgtactaaagaaagaaagtcatacaggtttggaataagaTGAAGGAGAGTTAATGATGAGataattttttactgtttttcaaaGTCTTCCATGCAGACTTTTTTACCTGGCTGCATGTGCTCTGCAGCCAAAAGCTGGGATCCCTGTTTGGAAGTGTCAGTTGTCCAGGAAGGTTTACGAAAAGGTCCTTTAAATGTCAAAAGCAGCTCTTTGATGCTTTCATGTGCTGCGAGGTCTACCGCATTCTGTCCCATGATATTCTTGTCATGAGGGCTTGAGCCAAACTGAAGGAGAAGCCTCACAATCTATACATAAAACATCAAGATCAGAACATTAAACTGCTTCTGAAAGTTCATTTACATTTGAGTACAGAGTGTTAGTGTGAATGAGCTGGTGATGTGATGGGAATCAGATTGAAACCTAAAGAAATATTACTCTGCTCTTACACTTGATTaccattcagattaaaataatagAGCTGTAGCTGCAATTACATAATTCTTGCTATAATACAAGTAGTCCAGCATTAATAGAATATAGTGCACGAGTTGTTTGAGCTACATTTATAAGAGACTATATTGAGGTATATTTTTAAGAGACTGACAGCCTCTGATCACTATCTTTTCTTTGTATGGAAACGTGTGTAATGACAAGTAATTGAGTACAtacttaattaaattatttttttttgggttAATGACCCATTAACCAGTACACTAACAAGGGAGGGAATCTGACATTTAAAATTTGGACAGATCATAACAGAAATAAAGAAGCAACCTCATACGACCCTGATGCGACAGCATCATGCAGTGGGTTACATCCATTTAGCCCTCTACTGGTGACATCAGCCCCTGCTTCCAAGAGCTGCTCTGCCACATCTACAAAACCTCTGCTACAGGCCTCATGAAGGGCGGTCCATCCTGTCCACCCAAGACATCATGAAAGCATTAAAAATATCAAAGGAAATAATGTATCCTTACTAAGGCAAGGATTTTCCCACCTGCATGATCTGATACATTAACATTGCTTCCAGCTTCTATCAAGACTTTGACCATTTGCAGGTCTCCTCTGATGCACGCCCGGTGAAGCTGAGTCTCGCCGACACTATTTCTCTTGTCAAGATTTTTCTGAGTAATTTTAAAACATGTCTTTGGTCCTGTTTAGAAAGGacaatatataaatgaacatggTCTAAATAGTGATGATAATTATGATTGACCCCAAGGCATTACCTGTATTAAATCCATCTGCGACATTTTGTCCTCGTCTAAGCGGCCTTTTCTTCTGtttcgatttttttttctgacttttcTTAATGTCAGGGGCATTGGACCATTCCACAAAAGTGCAGTCAGAATCCGCTGAATCTCTAACTATATGATTCTCGACAACAATGCATGGTTTAGTATCTGGGAGTTGTTTGTCGCTTGTGTCTAATTCCTCGAATGGTTGATCTTTCTCTGACTCCTCTGGACTGCAGGTTAATCCTTGACTATGGattatggccgtaagcaaagacAGTGAACCAGGGCTGTCTGAGTCAAACATTTCTTCACTCTGTAATGTAGACTTAGCCACTGCTCCAGATGGATGTCCATTAGCGACTTTTTTGAATGTCCCTTGTAAACATGAGTCaattagttcatttaaatgaagggGCAGTGAAGAATTGCTGCATTCTTGACTGCTGTTGTTGTTGGTGTCAGAACAGCACACAGTTTCAGATTGAATCTTTTGGTAAACATCAAGAGCTGACTGTTGTTCTTTTCTTGTATCTTTATTCTGCTGAAGTAAGGGGCCATCTACTTCTTTTTTACTCTCAATGACATGGTTTGTATCAAAGTTGAGCAAGTATTCCaaaaaatctttttcattttGAATGTCGTGTTTTGTTCTTTTGAGCATTTTCTTAGCAATGGCAGAGTCATTATCATCCCTAATATCAGCCCCATAATTGAGTTGACAGCCCTCTGATATTGTCTTTCTTGTTGAGGGAACTTTATATGAATCTTCACTTCTTCTCTGAATTGACAAATCAGTAATCTGAAATAATCAGTGAAATAAACATGCTGAGCAGGTTTGGATACAATGCACGTGACAGACATTATTGTGTGTAAAGGAAACACTCACTGCATTGCTATAGTCATGGAAAGAATGTAAGCTTGTCTTCTCAGCTACCAAACTGCCATCATTCATCAGAGTTTCACCAGCCTCCCCTAAGAATAATacatagaaacaaataaagataaaataaaaactaaaggcAAACAATATTTGTCACCCTCAATGCTGTATTTTGTTTACAAAGAAAATCATTTTCATGAGTCAACTGTTTAAATCTAATTTCTTTATTCTGGAAACTCAAAGAAACAACCAAATTGTGTCTtacattaaaatcttaaaaaggCAAATTAGTAGATTTACCATTATGAAATGTAAATTACATATAGCACTGCTTACTTCACACAACCAAACAAATGTActgtaattaatgaaaaaaaaagaaaaaagtaaattgaGTCAAAATTCCAATATTTTGAACATATACCACATGTAaattttatagtatattttttatttgtatcataTAGTATGCACCccaaattatgtaaaatattaaaaaaagagtaCTAAGTTACATAAAATAACCCAATATTTAAGTGTCAGACTTCAACTGAATGAACTTATCAGTTATTTGACAGTCCAATGTTCTGGTGATGATGAATAATCTTCCATATAATCCACTGTAACATCACTATCTATCACTATCACTATCTATCTGTTTGAGGGGTCTGATCCCTCGCTCTCCTGATCTTGAACCAATGAGGGACCCTGGCTACAGAAGTCCTGCTCTCGGTTCCTCACAGGACACAGTACATTTGTGCTAGTCTGAGGTGATGGTTCTACTGGGAAATGAGGACACACAACACCCCAATTCACACTGAGCCTCACATTAGACATGCTATCTAATAAAagccaaaatgctaaaaaaaaataataacatttaaactaTATAGACTGTTAATAATGTGCCTCCACAATTACTGTAAGCAGTGTAATACAGTCTGCATGTGCAGCACGCTTCAAAATGAATGTTCACTTATTAATCagtcttattttattttctcatatacagtatagaccaaaagtttggacacaccttctcattcaaagagttttctttattttcatgactatgaaaattgtagattcacactgaaagcatcaaaactatgaattaacacatgtggaattatatatggaattatatacataacaaaaaagtgtgaaacaattgaaaatatgtcatattctaggctcttcaaagtagccaccttttgctttgattactgctttgcacactcttggcattctcttgatgagcttcaagaggtagtcacctgaaatggtcttccaacagtcttgaaggagttccccgagagatgcttagcacttgttggcccttttgccttctgtctgcagtccagctcacccctaaaccatctcgattgggttcaggtccggtgactgtggaggccaggtcatctggcgcagcaccccatcactctccttcttggtcaaatagcccttgatgccttcagtgtgaatctacaattttcatagccatgaaaataaagaaaactctttgaatgagaagctgtgtccaaacttttggtctgtactgtatatgaatcAAGCACATAAGGgactaattttagaaaataaaattgtgGGCAAAACATGACTCAATTTGATAACTCTATTGCTTGCTAATGTGCCATTATAACACTTCCTACTGAATATAAGCGATGGCGAGGTGGATATTGTCACTTACTTGGtgcaaaaaagctttttttcccttttgttaGCAATTGTTGTGGATTTTTCGCTCCCAAACATTTTCATTAGCCTTCACATTCAAAATAATTAGACTTACTCCATGAGGATGAGTTTTACACTTAATACCCTCTAAAGAACTAATTCTTTAGAGGGTTCTGGTTTAAGCTGGCTAACTTAACCTGACCATATCTTTGATCAATACAACATCAATTGAATTTTAAGGAGTGTGTATTTCACTGT harbors:
- the LOC132140488 gene encoding ankyrin repeat and KH domain-containing protein 1-like, giving the protein MDLEQEETIATDDDSTEADHSFYLSRLMLTEHQFSTPTAASHRVLISEEISPQIDLQYRTGQNRKTSITKQLTHGTMDPPINPASSVQSRITEEERSSEREHSEVLRPIPLHGTNSLDASHQQPVPTLSCSLRINSKTFGGKTDPLAKMKNTQLQNTKKRSLPSKRKKSPDTKEYNKELNTPLPTHDAPTVTAKPYISPGFRGQGITERKSGKVLSLKSIHRRNHFGETKLHLAVMKGDIQDVKDLITVGASVNIPDYAGWTPLHEAVQRNKYDMTESLLEARAEVNCRGVNGITPLHDAIRCQYYKIVELLLKYGADPLSKSDRGMTPMDMTTERSMYILVEKYLQKTKSDPDKNTPSTTDSAVNPSMSQRNCQNSIKDTRTPLQKSTGTADTSEQSGEAEPFPGPSSEQPSYDPSIQASLQGEAGETLMNDGSLVAEKTSLHSFHDYSNAITDLSIQRRSEDSYKVPSTRKTISEGCQLNYGADIRDDNDSAIAKKMLKRTKHDIQNEKDFLEYLLNFDTNHVIESKKEVDGPLLQQNKDTRKEQQSALDVYQKIQSETVCCSDTNNNSSQECSNSSLPLHLNELIDSCLQGTFKKVANGHPSGAVAKSTLQSEEMFDSDSPGSLSLLTAIIHSQGLTCSPEESEKDQPFEELDTSDKQLPDTKPCIVVENHIVRDSADSDCTFVEWSNAPDIKKSQKKKSKQKKRPLRRGQNVADGFNTGPKTCFKITQKNLDKRNSVGETQLHRACIRGDLQMVKVLIEAGSNVNVSDHAGWTALHEACSRGFVDVAEQLLEAGADVTSRGLNGCNPLHDAVASGSYEIVRLLLQFGSSPHDKNIMGQNAVDLAAHESIKELLLTFKGPFRKPSWTTDTSKQGSQLLAAEHMQPDADQDELACSYEASLLENGSVSDASGRVFLLPDQCFESVLESQSSGPAISDFAFEKQVVYQFKSSCLNTETTSLGSVHPHSCTFNNSPSKPAIKEPSKNDVFMNIRSIHLVSDEELFPNHVMNRYWDVFAQSEEWTFET
- the gcnt4a gene encoding beta-1,3-galactosyl-O-glycosyl-glycoprotein beta-1,6-N-acetylglucosaminyltransferase 4, which encodes MKRRCAVLHWLRCKFYVFVVSLFVVLKLMYIKISMDNSIYIEPYGATHKSPRTQPLNGINCTAVYELEPVEIGKSLELRRKNIVEVDDGSIVSLTEDCKNYIEQRGYNEVIVTDEECSFPIAYSLVVHKNSAMVERILRAIYTPNNIYCIHYDQKSSNKFIAAMKNLEKCFPNVFIASKIESVQYAHITRLNADLNCLSDLLSSEVKWKYVINLCGQDFPLKSNYELVTELSKLNGANMLESSRPSKMKKKRFQFRYELKDVSYEYHKMPVKTDIAKDPPPHDIEMFVGSAYFVLTRDFVSYIMTNQLAKDFLQWAADTYSPDEHFWATMARVPGVPGEIGRSEPDVTDLKSRTRLVKWNYLEGRLYPQCTGIHRRSVCIFGAAELRWLLEDGHWFANKFDPKVDPVIIKCLEEKLEEKQHQQCMKRVS